From Woronichinia naegeliana WA131, the proteins below share one genomic window:
- a CDS encoding ISAs1 family transposase, whose translation MAKGFGARVLTPQQEKEVKIIKRSILKHFQCLKEPRTGRRQDHNLTAIVTIGILAVLSGADGFVAIEAYGKAKREWLEMFLELPKGIPSHDTFGRVFGMLETEELEKSFLSWISSLTEKMDIELIQIDGKTKRGSYDREKGLNALHSISAWSSERGLMLAQKKVDSKSNEIKAVPLLLKLLNIKGAVVTLDAMGTQTEIAKQIKQGEGDYVLALKGNQGKLNKQVRDWFKQAVAQNWQGIEYSYHEKTEKGHYRLETRQVWTVSINQLSALHRQNQWVGLATVVMVKSKTQFGHKTTETFRYYISSLPTDAERHSHVIRSHWSIENSLHWVLDVTFNEDASRVRQGNAADNLGLLRRLSINLLKHEPSQKSLKMKRYLAAMDNNFLLQVLAASSLE comes from the coding sequence ATGGCAAAAGGCTTCGGCGCAAGAGTTCTAACCCCACAACAAGAAAAAGAAGTCAAAATTATCAAAAGAAGCATACTGAAACATTTTCAGTGCCTAAAAGAACCGAGAACAGGGAGAAGGCAAGACCATAACTTAACAGCAATTGTCACCATAGGAATATTGGCAGTATTGTCAGGGGCAGATGGCTTCGTAGCAATTGAAGCCTATGGCAAAGCCAAACGAGAATGGCTAGAAATGTTTCTAGAGTTACCAAAGGGAATTCCCTCTCACGATACCTTTGGAAGAGTATTTGGAATGTTGGAAACAGAAGAACTAGAAAAAAGTTTTCTGAGCTGGATAAGCAGTCTAACGGAGAAAATGGACATAGAGCTGATACAGATAGATGGAAAAACGAAAAGAGGTTCTTATGATAGGGAAAAAGGACTAAATGCGTTACACAGCATAAGTGCGTGGAGTAGTGAGCGGGGACTGATGTTAGCGCAAAAGAAAGTAGATAGTAAATCTAATGAAATAAAAGCAGTCCCCTTGTTACTGAAGTTACTTAACATCAAGGGGGCAGTAGTAACCCTAGATGCAATGGGAACGCAGACAGAAATCGCAAAACAAATAAAGCAAGGTGAAGGTGACTATGTATTGGCTCTCAAAGGAAATCAGGGCAAACTTAATAAACAAGTTAGGGATTGGTTTAAACAAGCGGTCGCTCAGAACTGGCAAGGAATTGAATACAGTTATCATGAGAAGACAGAAAAAGGACATTACCGTTTAGAAACTCGTCAAGTCTGGACAGTGTCAATCAATCAGCTTTCCGCATTGCATCGCCAAAATCAGTGGGTCGGTTTAGCAACTGTTGTGATGGTTAAAAGTAAAACTCAATTCGGTCATAAAACAACAGAGACGTTTCGCTATTATATTAGCAGTCTTCCTACGGATGCCGAACGTCATAGCCATGTGATTCGTTCTCACTGGAGTATTGAAAATAGTCTGCATTGGGTTTTAGATGTCACTTTTAATGAGGATGCGAGTCGAGTGCGTCAAGGTAATGCGGCTGATAATTTGGGCTTGCTCCGTCGTTTAAGTATTAATTTGCTTAAACATGAGCCATCTCAAAAAAGCTTGAAGATGAAGCGTTATTTGGCGGCGATGGACAACAATTTTCTTCTACAGGTTTTAGCAGCTAGTTCACTGGAGTGA
- a CDS encoding IS630 family transposase, giving the protein MLTLNFLDQKTKKELQKALKTEEHAVTRERILIMLLRNEGKTYDEISGLLGCCKRQVWYWCNNGNPKEIESLRDKRKKGNHRKVTEEYIEKLTEIIIKEPEEFGYEFGRWTVARLSTHMEKETGILLGNTQLRNMLKKKRFVYIWAKYSLEDKKDEQKREEFRKKVEEYKKLLKEKPESIQIWFWDESGFSLRVIRRKHWTKKGKRKKVRGDRRKGRVNVMGGIRYTDKKRWVDLIPTGNSQNFKSVLLKFYKDIQREWIEQGNKKEDFEKNGPKIVIILDNASFHKKQEILDESTEEMPNIILEFLPPYSPDYNLMELVWHSAKEYIANKLFKSIEELESLIHKLLNEGGLTICWGRKIKNKGSSIIAS; this is encoded by the coding sequence ATGCTGACGTTAAACTTCTTAGACCAAAAGACCAAGAAAGAGCTACAAAAAGCCCTTAAAACGGAAGAGCACGCAGTTACAAGAGAGAGAATATTGATTATGTTACTGAGAAATGAAGGAAAAACGTATGATGAAATATCAGGATTATTAGGATGTTGCAAACGACAAGTGTGGTACTGGTGCAATAATGGAAATCCGAAAGAGATAGAAAGCTTAAGAGACAAAAGAAAAAAAGGAAATCACAGGAAAGTAACAGAAGAATACATAGAGAAATTGACGGAGATAATAATCAAAGAGCCTGAAGAGTTTGGATATGAATTTGGACGTTGGACAGTAGCAAGACTATCAACTCATATGGAAAAAGAAACGGGTATATTGTTAGGAAATACACAACTTAGAAATATGCTTAAAAAAAAGCGATTTGTCTACATCTGGGCAAAATATAGTCTAGAAGATAAAAAAGATGAGCAAAAAAGAGAGGAATTTAGAAAGAAAGTTGAAGAGTACAAGAAGCTTTTGAAAGAAAAGCCAGAATCAATCCAGATATGGTTTTGGGATGAAAGTGGCTTCAGCTTAAGAGTAATACGGAGAAAACATTGGACAAAAAAAGGAAAGCGTAAAAAAGTGAGGGGAGATAGAAGAAAAGGAAGAGTCAATGTAATGGGTGGTATTAGATATACTGACAAAAAACGGTGGGTTGATTTGATTCCCACTGGTAACTCTCAGAACTTCAAGAGTGTATTATTAAAATTTTACAAAGACATACAAAGAGAATGGATAGAACAAGGAAATAAAAAAGAAGACTTTGAAAAGAATGGTCCGAAGATTGTGATTATTTTAGATAATGCGAGCTTCCACAAAAAGCAAGAAATTCTAGACGAGAGCACGGAAGAAATGCCAAACATTATTTTGGAGTTTTTACCCCCCTATAGTCCCGATTATAATTTAATGGAATTGGTATGGCATTCAGCAAAAGAATATATTGCAAATAAATTATTCAAATCAATTGAAGAATTAGAATCTCTCATCCATAAACTTCTTAATGAAGGTGGATTGACAATATGTTGGGGACGTAAAATCAAAAACAAGGGCTCAAGTATTATTGCAAGTTAA
- a CDS encoding IS630 family transposase: MIKLEFTEEDKRLLSYGRFNHPHPRVQLKMEVLWLKSQGLSHQKIAQFAGVSVNTVTSYIRDYQEGGIEKLKEIKFNRPKSELTEHQGTIEAYFESNPPATINEAVKRIEELTGIKRSPTQVRKFLKSIGMRCLKVGTIPSKADVEAQDSYREKELEPRLEEAKAGKRAVFFVDASHFVMGAFVNFIWCFKRIFIKSPSGRKRFNVLGALNAITHEVIMVTNSSYITGTQVCELLEKIAELGLLIPITLVLDNARYQKCRIVQELAESLGIELLYLPPYSPNLNLIERLWKFVKKKCLYAKYYEDFTQFSAAISGCLEDANVKYKEELDSLLTLRFQRFDKSQIMNV; the protein is encoded by the coding sequence ATGATTAAGTTAGAATTTACAGAAGAAGACAAAAGACTGTTGTCTTACGGTCGGTTTAATCACCCGCATCCTAGAGTGCAGCTAAAGATGGAAGTTTTATGGCTAAAAAGTCAGGGATTGTCTCATCAAAAAATTGCTCAATTCGCAGGAGTTTCAGTAAATACGGTGACAAGCTATATCCGTGATTATCAAGAGGGCGGGATAGAAAAACTAAAAGAAATAAAATTTAATCGCCCGAAAAGTGAGTTAACAGAGCATCAAGGGACAATTGAGGCATATTTTGAGTCAAATCCACCAGCAACAATAAATGAAGCAGTAAAAAGAATAGAAGAATTAACAGGAATAAAAAGAAGTCCGACGCAAGTCAGAAAATTTTTAAAGTCAATAGGAATGAGGTGTCTAAAGGTGGGAACAATTCCATCAAAAGCAGATGTAGAAGCTCAGGATAGCTATAGAGAAAAAGAGCTAGAACCAAGGCTAGAAGAGGCAAAAGCAGGAAAAAGGGCAGTTTTCTTTGTAGATGCCTCTCATTTTGTAATGGGAGCATTTGTAAATTTTATATGGTGCTTCAAGAGGATTTTTATTAAGTCACCATCAGGGAGAAAACGTTTTAATGTGTTAGGAGCATTAAATGCAATTACCCATGAAGTAATTATGGTAACGAACAGTTCTTATATTACGGGAACTCAGGTTTGTGAACTCCTAGAAAAGATAGCAGAATTAGGACTATTAATACCGATTACGTTGGTATTAGACAATGCTCGTTATCAAAAATGCCGAATTGTGCAGGAGTTGGCAGAATCATTAGGAATAGAGTTACTGTACTTACCTCCTTATTCTCCTAACTTGAATTTAATTGAAAGACTGTGGAAGTTTGTGAAGAAGAAGTGTTTATACGCAAAATATTATGAAGATTTTACGCAGTTTTCTGCAGCAATTTCAGGATGTCTTGAGGATGCTAACGTAAAATATAAGGAGGAGCTTGATTCTCTGCTCACCTTACGATTTCAACGCTTTGATAAATCTCAGATTATGAACGTTTGA